The Streptomyces spororaveus genome includes a region encoding these proteins:
- a CDS encoding MarR family winged helix-turn-helix transcriptional regulator, with protein sequence MSSASDSDRLLAEQLLRLTRRLHRIQKRHMVPLGITPAQSRLLRLVSHYEGEQAPRMADLAARLEVVPRAVTTLVDGLEAAECVRRAPDPANRRVIRIELTDTGRGTLRRLRNARTDAAEEILAPLTADQREVLGGLLNALSDAPAEHTC encoded by the coding sequence ATGAGCTCCGCCTCCGACAGCGATCGCCTCCTCGCCGAACAGCTCCTGCGCCTGACGCGCAGGCTGCACCGGATCCAGAAGCGCCACATGGTGCCGCTCGGGATCACTCCCGCCCAGAGTCGTTTGCTGCGCCTCGTCTCGCACTACGAGGGCGAGCAGGCACCCCGTATGGCGGATCTCGCCGCCCGCCTGGAAGTCGTTCCGCGCGCCGTGACCACCCTCGTCGACGGCCTGGAGGCGGCCGAGTGCGTACGGCGTGCGCCCGACCCGGCGAACCGCCGCGTCATCCGTATCGAGCTCACCGACACCGGCCGCGGCACGCTGCGCCGTCTGCGCAACGCGCGAACCGACGCGGCGGAGGAGATCCTGGCTCCGTTGACCGCCGACCAGCGCGAGGTGCTCGGCGGTCTGCTGAACGCCCTGTCGGACGCCCCGGCGGAGCACACCTGCTGA
- a CDS encoding ABC transporter ATP-binding protein, with product MPHDEPKWMPPKDPVDPAGPAPAEQPRELRRIVGLFRPYRGRLAVVGLLVGASSLVGVASPFMLREILDVAIPQGRTGLLSLLALGMILTAVVTSVFGVLQTLISTTVGQRVMHDLRTAVYAQLQRMPLAFFTRTRTGEVQSRIANDIGGMQATVTSTATSLVSNLTAVIATVVAMLALDWRLTLVSLLLLPVFVWISRRVGRERKRITTKRQKQMAAMAATVTESLSVSGILLGRTMGRSESLTSAFSAESEKLVGLEVRSSMAGRWRMSTIGIVMAAMPALIYWAAGIALQTGAPSLSVGTLVAFVTLQQGLFRPAVSLLSTGVQIQTSLALFARIFEYLDLPVDITERPDAVRLDRAKGEVTLEGVHFTYDSKNGPTLSGIDITVPAGGSLAVVGPTGSGKSTLSYLVPRLYDVTGGRVALDGVDVRDLDFDSLARSIGVVSQETYLFHASVADNLRFAKPDATDEEIAEAARAAQIHEHIASLPDGYDTLVGERGYRFSGGEKQRLAIARTILRDPPVLILDEATSALDTRTEHAVQRAIDNLSAGRTTITIAHRLSTVRDADQIVVLDAGRIAERGTHEELLKADGRYAALVRRDRDAALAPEPPEGVQLAPVNV from the coding sequence ATGCCGCACGACGAACCGAAGTGGATGCCGCCGAAAGACCCCGTCGACCCCGCCGGTCCGGCCCCGGCGGAGCAGCCGCGCGAGCTGCGCCGCATCGTCGGACTGTTCCGGCCCTACCGCGGGCGGCTCGCCGTCGTCGGCCTCCTGGTCGGCGCCTCCTCGCTGGTCGGCGTCGCCTCGCCGTTCATGCTCCGCGAGATACTCGACGTCGCGATTCCCCAGGGCCGCACCGGGCTGCTCAGCCTGCTCGCGCTCGGCATGATCCTCACCGCCGTCGTCACCAGCGTCTTCGGCGTGCTCCAGACCCTGATCTCCACCACCGTCGGCCAGCGCGTCATGCACGACCTGCGCACCGCCGTCTACGCACAGCTCCAGCGGATGCCCCTGGCCTTCTTCACCCGGACCCGCACCGGCGAGGTGCAGTCCCGCATCGCCAACGACATCGGCGGCATGCAGGCCACCGTCACCTCCACCGCGACCTCGCTCGTCTCGAACCTGACGGCCGTCATCGCCACCGTGGTCGCCATGCTCGCGCTCGACTGGCGGCTCACCCTCGTCTCGCTCCTCCTGCTCCCCGTCTTCGTGTGGATCAGCCGGCGGGTCGGCCGTGAGCGCAAGAGGATCACCACGAAGCGGCAGAAGCAGATGGCCGCCATGGCCGCCACGGTCACCGAGTCGCTCTCGGTGAGCGGCATCCTGCTCGGCCGCACCATGGGCCGCTCCGAGTCCCTCACCTCCGCCTTCTCCGCGGAGTCCGAGAAGCTCGTCGGTCTGGAAGTGCGCTCCAGCATGGCCGGGCGCTGGCGGATGTCCACCATCGGCATCGTCATGGCCGCGATGCCCGCCCTCATCTACTGGGCGGCCGGCATAGCCCTCCAGACCGGCGCCCCTTCGCTCTCCGTCGGCACCCTCGTCGCCTTCGTCACGCTCCAGCAGGGCCTGTTCCGGCCCGCCGTCAGCCTGCTGTCGACCGGTGTGCAGATACAGACCTCGCTCGCGCTGTTCGCCCGCATCTTCGAGTACCTCGATCTGCCGGTGGACATCACCGAGCGCCCGGACGCGGTACGCCTCGACCGGGCCAAGGGCGAGGTCACCCTGGAGGGCGTGCACTTCACGTACGACTCCAAGAACGGTCCGACCCTCTCGGGGATCGACATCACCGTCCCGGCCGGCGGCTCCCTCGCCGTGGTCGGCCCGACCGGCTCCGGCAAGAGCACGCTCAGCTACCTGGTGCCCCGCCTCTACGACGTCACCGGCGGACGGGTCGCCCTCGACGGCGTGGACGTACGCGACCTCGACTTCGACTCGCTGGCCCGCTCGATCGGCGTGGTCTCCCAGGAGACCTACCTCTTCCACGCCTCGGTCGCCGACAACCTGCGTTTCGCCAAGCCGGACGCCACCGACGAGGAGATCGCCGAGGCGGCCCGCGCCGCCCAGATCCACGAGCACATCGCCTCCCTGCCCGACGGCTACGACACCCTGGTCGGCGAGCGCGGCTACCGGTTCTCCGGAGGCGAGAAGCAGCGCCTGGCCATCGCCCGGACCATCCTGCGGGACCCGCCGGTGCTGATCCTCGACGAGGCCACCAGTGCCCTGGACACCCGTACCGAGCACGCCGTCCAGCGGGCCATCGACAACCTCTCCGCGGGCCGCACCACCATCACCATCGCGCACCGCCTCTCCACCGTCCGCGACGCCGACCAGATCGTGGTCCTGGACGCCGGGCGCATCGCCGAGCGCGGGACCCACGAGGAGTTGCTGAAGGCCGACGGCCGGTACGCGGCCCTGGTCCGCCGGGACCGGGACGCCGCGCTCGCGCCCGAGCCGCCCGAGGGTGTCCAGCTGGCTCCGGTAAATGTGTGA
- the mltG gene encoding endolytic transglycosylase MltG, which produces MRHEYRPPQRRSRLTRRGRLALFLGTLLALGAAVLIPILRGGDVPETPRRLLIPEGWRAPQVYAAVDRELKLAPGSTKAAVATAGLELPAEAKGNPEGYLFPATYPVTSKSTPATLLAHMVRTANQKLATRAVADGGKAHGMTPYQTATLASIIEAEAEGRADMGKVARVVHNRLAKSMPLQMDSTINYALNRSTVDTKLSDTRIDSPFNTYERQGLPPTPIDSPGLEAMAAAVAPTPGDWLFFVTVKPGDTRFSATYEEHRKHVAEFNKHRAAHAGPRAG; this is translated from the coding sequence ATGCGTCATGAGTACCGGCCGCCGCAGCGCCGTTCCCGGCTGACCCGCCGGGGCCGGCTGGCGCTCTTCCTCGGCACGCTGCTCGCCCTCGGCGCGGCAGTCCTGATCCCGATACTGCGCGGTGGCGACGTGCCGGAGACGCCACGCCGGCTGCTGATCCCCGAGGGCTGGCGGGCCCCACAGGTGTACGCCGCGGTCGACCGCGAACTGAAGCTCGCCCCGGGATCGACCAAGGCGGCGGTGGCCACCGCCGGGCTGGAGCTGCCCGCGGAGGCCAAGGGCAATCCGGAGGGCTACCTCTTCCCGGCGACCTATCCGGTGACCTCGAAGTCCACCCCGGCCACCCTCCTCGCGCACATGGTGCGGACGGCGAACCAGAAGCTCGCCACCCGGGCCGTCGCCGACGGCGGCAAGGCCCACGGGATGACGCCGTACCAGACGGCCACCCTGGCCAGCATCATCGAGGCGGAGGCCGAAGGGCGCGCCGACATGGGCAAGGTCGCACGGGTGGTGCACAACCGGCTGGCGAAGTCGATGCCGCTCCAGATGGACTCGACCATCAACTACGCGCTGAACCGCAGCACCGTGGACACCAAGCTGAGCGACACCCGGATCGACAGCCCCTTCAACACCTACGAACGCCAGGGCCTGCCCCCCACGCCCATCGACAGCCCGGGGCTGGAGGCGATGGCGGCCGCGGTCGCCCCGACGCCCGGGGACTGGCTGTTCTTCGTCACCGTCAAGCCGGGGGACACCCGCTTCTCGGCGACCTACGAGGAACACCGCAAGCACGTGGCCGAGTTCAACAAGCACCGCGCCGCACACGCGGGCCCGCGCGCGGGGTGA
- a CDS encoding FAD-dependent oxidoreductase has product MTRGADAPVDVDVVVVGAGQAGLSSAYHLTRAGLDHVVLDHAPRPGGAWQFRWPSLTYGKVHGMHALPGMELTGADPSRPSSQVVGEYFAAYEDRFGLRVRRPVDVSAVREGDAGRLRVETSAGTWSARALINATGTWDRPFWPRYPGQETFRGRQLHTANYPGPQEFTGARVIVVGGGTSAVQHLLEIAEVAAETIWVTRRPPVFRDGRFGEAEGRAAVALVDERVRRGLPPQSVVSVTGLALNDAVRAGLASGVLARRPAFDRITATGAAWADGSRADADVILWATGFRAAVDHLAPLRLREPGGGIRVEGTRSVRDGRIHLVGYGPSASTIGANRAGGSAVREIRRLLSREPAATPVP; this is encoded by the coding sequence ATGACGCGGGGCGCGGACGCGCCGGTGGACGTGGACGTGGTGGTCGTCGGCGCCGGGCAGGCCGGTCTGTCCAGCGCCTACCACCTGACGCGGGCGGGGCTCGACCACGTGGTCCTCGACCACGCGCCCCGCCCGGGCGGCGCCTGGCAGTTCCGCTGGCCCTCGCTCACCTACGGCAAGGTCCACGGGATGCACGCCCTGCCGGGCATGGAGCTGACGGGCGCCGACCCGTCGCGGCCGTCCTCGCAGGTCGTCGGGGAGTACTTCGCCGCCTACGAGGACCGCTTCGGCCTGCGCGTGCGCCGGCCCGTGGACGTGTCCGCCGTACGCGAGGGGGACGCGGGGCGGCTGCGCGTGGAGACCTCGGCCGGCACCTGGTCGGCGCGGGCCCTGATCAACGCCACCGGCACCTGGGACCGGCCGTTCTGGCCGCGCTACCCGGGCCAGGAGACCTTCCGGGGCCGCCAGCTGCACACCGCGAACTATCCGGGGCCGCAGGAGTTCACGGGGGCGCGGGTGATCGTCGTCGGCGGCGGCACGTCGGCGGTCCAGCACCTGCTGGAGATCGCCGAGGTGGCGGCGGAGACCATATGGGTGACCCGGCGGCCCCCGGTCTTCCGTGACGGCCGCTTCGGCGAGGCCGAGGGCCGGGCCGCGGTGGCCCTGGTGGACGAGCGGGTGCGCCGGGGGCTGCCGCCGCAGAGCGTGGTCAGCGTGACGGGGCTCGCGCTGAACGACGCCGTCCGGGCCGGTCTCGCCTCGGGCGTGCTGGCCCGGCGGCCCGCGTTCGACCGGATCACCGCCACCGGCGCCGCCTGGGCGGACGGGAGCCGTGCGGACGCGGACGTGATCCTGTGGGCCACCGGATTCCGGGCGGCCGTCGACCATCTCGCCCCGCTGCGCCTGCGCGAGCCGGGCGGAGGCATCCGGGTCGAGGGGACCCGGTCCGTGCGCGACGGGCGGATCCACCTGGTGGGGTACGGCCCGTCGGCGTCGACCATCGGCGCCAACCGCGCGGGTGGCTCGGCGGTCCGCGAGATCCGCCGGCTCCTGAGCCGCGAGCCGGCGGCCACGCCCGTGCCGTGA